The Xenopus laevis strain J_2021 chromosome 5L, Xenopus_laevis_v10.1, whole genome shotgun sequence genome has a segment encoding these proteins:
- the opn8.L gene encoding opsin-5, translated as MEDQYISKLHPLVDYGAGAFLLLVAILTVVGNFAVLATAVKCSSHLKAPDLLSINLAVTDLGMAISMYPLAIASAWNHAWLGGDASCLYYALMGFFFGVSSMMTLTAMAVIRYWMTSSFKSIGRTIQKKTACVLITCIWLYALLWAILPLLGWGRYGPEPFGISCTIAWGDFHNSSNGFSFIISMFILCTISPAATIMICYSGIVWKLHKAYQEIKNQDKIPNARKLEKKLTLMTILVSFGFLVSWTPYAAVSLWSIFHSSKHIPPIVSLLPCLFAKSSTAFNPMIYYAFSKIFRKKVKQCFCGWRVHFLKSENSAENPQVSVIWSGRENLMVSSIPKLVKGNPGIPKMSQ; from the exons cCATCTTGACTGTAGTCGGCAACTTTGCAGTTCTTGCCACAGCAGTAAAATGCTCTTCACATCTCAAGGCACCGGATCTCCTGTCTATAAATTTAGCTGTAACTGACTTGGGCATGGCCATCAGTATGTATCCGCTAGCCATTGCTTCAGCCTGGAACCATGCTTGGCTTGGGGGTGATGCCTCTTGCCTATATTATGCCCTCATGGGCTTTTTCTTTGGGGTCAGCAGCATGATGACTTTAACTGCAATGGCTGTAATCCGCTATTGGATGACATCATCATTCAAATCCATTG GTAGAACCATACAGAAGAAAACAGCCTGTGTTCTCATAACATGCATATGGCTGTATGCCTTACTTTGGGCCATCCTACCTTTGCTTGGATGGGGACGTTATGGACCAGAGCCATTTGGAATATCTTGTACAATAGCCTGGGGGGATTTCCATAATTCCTCCAATGGTTTCTCCTTCATCATCAGCATGTTCATCCTCTGTACCATCAGCCCAGCCGCCACAATAATGATCTGCTATTCGGGGATAGTCTGGAAACTACATAAAGCCTATCAAGAAATAAAGAATCAAGATAAAATCCCAAATGCAAGAAAATTGGAGAAGAAACTGACATTG atGACCATATTGGTCAGTTTTGGGTTCCTCGTATCCTGGACACCCTATGCAGCTGTCAGCTTATGGTCAATATTTCATAGCAGCAAACACATCCCACCGATAGTCTCATTGTTGCCCTGCCTGTTTGCAAAGTCCTCCACCGCCTTCAACCCCATGATATACTATGCCTTCAGCAAGATATTCCGCAAAAAGGTCAAGCAGTGTTTCTGTGGATGGAGGGTTCACTTCTTGAAGTCAGAAAACTCAGCTGAAAACCCACAGGTATCCGTCATCTGGTCAGGGAGAGAAAACCTGATGGTCTCTTCTATTCCAAAGCTGGTGAAAGGGAACCCTGGGATACCAAAAATGTCTCAGTGA